In Spinacia oleracea cultivar Varoflay chromosome 5, BTI_SOV_V1, whole genome shotgun sequence, a single window of DNA contains:
- the LOC130462093 gene encoding protein DETOXIFICATION 45, chloroplastic-like yields MIGRTVAVLITMTIGTSMAARQGPLAMAAHQICMQVWLAVSLLTDGLAASGQVYTPRNAPILVRKLMWFVSNGLSVLPASIYYWLERA; encoded by the exons ATGATTGGAAGAACTGTGGCTGTTTTGATAACTATGACGATTGGGACCTCGATGGCTGCTCGTCAaggtcctctagctatggctgcTCATCAAATCTGTATGCAAGTGTGGTTGGCTGTCTCTCTTTTAACTGATGGATTGGCCGCATCTGGTCAG gtctacactccgaggaatgcgcctatactagtgaggaaattgatgtggttcgtgagcaacggGCTAAGTGTTTTACCCGCAAGTATTTACTATTGGcttgagcgcgcttga
- the LOC130462092 gene encoding protein DETOXIFICATION 45, chloroplastic-like, with protein sequence MEETDVKDPNLKQSLESATSQISQLALSNSPTGVANLAAVFLFPLFINYFQMGVTGAATATVVSQYIGSFLMIWFLSKRVILLPPKFGDLKFGVYLKSGECQRNVYGYFLFLILYPTH encoded by the exons ATGGAGGAGACAGATGTTAAAGATCCAAATTTAAAGCAATCTCTGGAGTCTGCTACTTCTCAGATTAGCCAGCTAGCTCTTTCTAATAGTCCTACTG GTGTTGCCAATCTTGCAGCTGTTTTTCTGTTCCCGCTTTTcataaattattttcagatGGGTGTCACTGGAGCAGCCACTGCCACTGTTGTGTCTCA ATACATAGGTAGCTTCTTGATGATTTGGTTTCTTAGCAAGAGAGTAATATTATTACCTCCAAAATTTGGAGATCTGAAGTTTGGGGTCTATTTAAAATCTGGTGAGTGTCAGAGAAATGTTTATGGTTATTTTCTGTTTTTGATTCTTTATCCAACACATTGA